A stretch of the Lolium perenne isolate Kyuss_39 chromosome 3, Kyuss_2.0, whole genome shotgun sequence genome encodes the following:
- the LOC127345477 gene encoding inactive leucine-rich repeat receptor-like protein kinase CORYNE, whose product MARGRGMLVGKNPTKTLAATLLLLLLLLAVSPLCARPAASQPLHSEPMSTDPPAAAPPPPPPQSPQPKIPHAQPGGAARLRRIALGVLFGSLAGFLLSLAFLYAIRAAVLHARDAPAVARGPVSFTPQISPKSLQLALPSARPLARGTYHKLVLDGDLTVAVKRLDTAFAHPDSSPLPPLSKADMRRVQRLLEQLARVRHLNVMSLKAYVREPDRLSLVYDFVPGGSLEDVMKRVRSQQLSLDWDTRNRIAAGIAKGLRYLHFECSPRILHCNLKPSNVMLEEGFEPVLAGCGVARLFDSGLAADPESSGSLYTAPECYQSSRYTDKCDVYGFGLILGVLLTGRDPTDPFFSGESGRGGLARWLRHMQHSGEAKEALDSSITGEEVDEEEMLMAVRVAIMCLSDVPADRPSSDELAAMLTQLHSF is encoded by the exons ATGGCGCGAGGACGCGGGATGTTGGTGGGCAAGAACCCTACCAAAACCCTCGCCGCCactctcctcctgctcctcctcctgctcgccgTCTCCCCGCTCTGCGCACGCCCCGCCGCCTCCCAGCCGCTCCACTCGGAGCCCATGTCCACCGACCCCCCAGCCGCCGCCCCGCCTCCTCCCCCTCCCCAGTCACCGCAGCCCAAGATTCCCCACGCGCAGCCCGGCGGCGCCGCCCGCCTGCGCCGCATCGCGCTCGGCGTCCTCTTCGGCTCCCTCGCCGGCTTCCTCCTCTCGCTCGCCTTCCTCTACGCCATCCGCGCCGCCGTGCTCCACGCCAGGGACGCGCCCGCCGTCGCCAGGGGCCCCGTCTCCTTCACCCCGCAAATCTCGCCCAAGAGCCTGCAACTCGCGCTCCCCTCCGCGCGCCCGCTCGCGCGCGGCACCTACCACAAGCTCGTCCTCGACGGCGACCTCACCGTCGCCGTCAAGCGCCTCGACACCGCATTCGCGCACCCGGACTCctcgccgctgccgccgctcTCCAAGGCCGACATGAGGAGGGTGCAGCGGCTGCTGGAGCAGCTCGCCCGGGTGCGGCACCTCAACGTCATGAGCCTCAAGGCCTACGTCCGCGAGCCCGACCGGCTCTCGCTGGTCTACGACTTCGTGCCCGGGGGCAGCCTCGAGGACGTGATGAAGAGGGTCAGGTCGCAGCAGCTCAGCCTGGACTGGGACACCAGGAACAGGATTGCCGCTGGGATCGCCAAGGGGCTGCGGTACCTGCACTTCGAGTGCAGCCCCAGGATACTGCATTGCAACCTCAAGCCGTCGAATGTGATGCTAGAGGAAGGATTCGAACCTGTTCTGGCTGGTTGCGGTGTTGCGAGGCTGTTTGATTCAGGTTTGGCTGCTGATCCGGAATCGTCCGGCAGCCTCTACACTGCTCCGGAGTGCTACCAAAGTAGCAG GTACACGGACAAGTGTGATGTCTATGGTTTTGGCTTGATCCTCGGCGTGCTGCTTACCGGGAGAGACCCCACAGATCCATTTTTCTCAGGAGAAAGTGGACGGGGTGGCCTGGCTCGATGGCTCCGTCATATGCAGCATTCTGGTGAAGCAAAAGAAGCACTGGACAGCAGCATCACAGGGGAGGAGGTTGACGAAGAGGAGATGCTGATGGCCGTCAGGGTGGCCATCATGTGCCTCTCGGATGTGCCAGCTGATCGGCCATCCAGCGATGAACTCGCCGCTATGCTCACCCAACTCCACAGCTTctag